A DNA window from Trichosurus vulpecula isolate mTriVul1 chromosome 2, mTriVul1.pri, whole genome shotgun sequence contains the following coding sequences:
- the LOC118836589 gene encoding olfactory receptor 52K2-like, whose product MSGLNWTNLHPATFILIGIPGLETLHIWISIPFCFVYMLALLGNLSLLFIIKTDPRLHEPMYLFFCMLAAADMIICTTAMPKLLSLFWFKDREISFKACLTQVFLIHSMSSMASGFILAMAFDRYVAICKPLRHSTILTHKVIMGIGLAVVLRGAVFFSPHPFLLKWLPYCRTNIISHTYCEFMALIKLACAPTRVRRAYSLMVAFLTGGLDFMLIICSYVFILYAVFCLPSNAARLKALGTCGSHICAILVGYTPAFFSFLTHRFGHHVPPHVHIFVANIYLLVPPMLNPIIYGVMTKRIRERFLQILSPPKL is encoded by the coding sequence ATGTCAGGTTTGAATTGGACCAATTTACATCCTGCCACCTTCATTCTAATTGGCATCCCAGGGCTGGAAACTCTCCACATCTGGATCTCCATTCCCTTCTGCTTTGTATACATGTTGGCTCTTTTGGGAAACTTGTCTCTTTTGTTCATCATCAAGACTGACCCCAGGCTTCATGAGCCAATGTATCTTTTCTTCTGCATGCTGGCAGCTGCTGACATGATTATTTGCACCACTGCCATGCCAAAGCTCCTCAGCCTTTTCTGGTTCAAAGACAGAGAAATCTCCTTTAAAGCCTGTCTCACACAAGTGTTCCTGATCCATTCGATGTCCAGCATGGCATCTGGTTTCATCTTAGCAATGGCCTTTGACCGTTATGTGGCCATTTGCAAACCCTTGAGACACTCAACTATCTTGACTCATAAGGTCATTATGGGAATTGGGTTGGCTGTTGTCCTCCGAGGAGCTGTGTTTTTCAGCCCTCATCCCTTTCTCCTGAAGTGGCTTCCATATTGCAGGACCAACATCATTTCTCACACTTACTGTGAATTCATGGCCCTGATTAAGTTGGCCTGTGCCCCAACCAGAGTACGCAGAGCTTATAGCCTAATGGTTGCTTTTCTTACTGGTGGTCTGGACTTTATGTTAATAATTTGTTCTTATGTTTTTATTCTATATGCCGTCTTCTGCCTCCCCTCAAATGCTGCCCGGCTTAAGGCATTGGGCACCTGTGGATCTCATATCTGTGCCATCTTAGTTGGATATACTCcagctttcttctccttcctcactcATAGATTTGGTCACCATGTTCCTCCCCATGTCCACATCTTTGTGGCTAATATTTACCTCTTAGTTCCACCTATGTTGAATCCCATAATCTATGGAGTAATGACAAAGAGGATACGGGAAAGATTCCTCCAAATTCTAAGTCCTCCAAAGTTGTAA
- the LOC118839412 gene encoding ubiquitin-conjugating enzyme E2 R1-like produces MAQSLVPRSQKTLLLELKALQEEPVEGFRVTLLNEDDLYHWVVAIFGPPNTYYEGGYFKAHLSFPIDYPYSPPVFRFLTEMWHPNIYESGHVCISILDPPDVPKSEVPPSERWNPTQNVRTILLSVISLLNEPNTLSPANVDASVMYSKWKDSKGKDSEYTDIIRKQVLGTKVDAERDGVKVPTTLAEYCVKTKAPAPDEGSDLFYDDFYEDDDMEEEVDSSYSDDAGAEES; encoded by the coding sequence ATGGCCCAGTCGCTGGTGCCTAGGTCGCAGAAGACACTGCTCCTGGAGCTCAAGGCGTTGCAGGAGGAGCCTGTGGAGGGCTTCCGGGTGACCCTGTTGAACGAGGACGACCTGTACCACTGGGTGGTGGCCATCTTCGGGCCCCCCAACACCTACTATGAGGGTGGCTACTTCAAGGCCCACCTCTCGTTTCCTATTGATTACCCCTACTCCCCTCCAGTTTTCCGGTTCCTCACCGAAATGTGGCACCCGAACATCTATGAGAGTGGGCACGTTTGTATCTCAATCCTCGACCCTCCAGATGTTCCCAAAAGTGAAGTGCCTCCCTCTGAGCGATGGAACCCCACCCAGAATGTCAGGACCATCCTCCTGAGTGTGATCTCCCTCCTAAATGAGCCCAATACCCTCTCACCAGCTAACGTGGATGCTTCCGTGATGTACAGCAAATGGAAAGACAGCAAAGGGAAGGACAGTGAATATACAGACATCATTCGGAAGCAGGTCCTGGGGACCAAGGTCGATGCGGAACGGGATGGGGTCAAGGTGCCCACAACCCTGGCTGAGTATTGTGTGAAGACCAAGGCGCCTGCGCCGGACGAGGGCTCGGACCTCTTCTACGATGACTTCTACGAGGATGATGATATGGAGGAGGAGGTCGACAGCAGCTACAGTGATGATGCCGGTGCGGAGGAGTCCTGA